The Oryzihumus leptocrescens sequence GCTCCTCGCGGCGGACCGTCCCGGTGGCCAGCGCCCAGATCACGGGACGCAACGCGCTCAGCTCGGCCTCATCGCGGTGCCGGATCGCGGCGGCGACGCGAGCCAGCAGGGGCATCGTGTGGCGGTCGGCGTGGGCCATGCGGCTCAGCTCGCCCGGGCGGTGCCGTCCGCGTCGGCGTCCGGCGCGGGGCCCGGCGGTCGCCCGGTCACCGGGCGCCGCTCGTCGAGCAGGTGCAGGTGCGGCGTGCGCTCGGCGATGAGCGCGCGCACCTGGGCCTCGCTGCGGCCGCTGACCTCGGCCACGGTCACCAGGCCCGCCGTCAGGCAGGCGGCCACCATGCGCACGAGGTGGTCACGATCGGGGTGCTGCTGGGCGTGGCGCCCCCTCAGGGGCGAGCCGTCGGACGGGATCACTGCTCTCCTCACACGACGTTCCCCCGCCGGTGTATCCCGGGACCATAGTCCCTCCCGGCCGCCCAGCGGTAGAGGTGCGCGCCGGGAATCCGCGCAGGTCACCGGCCCGCGCAGAACCGGGACCAGCGGACCGGCCACCGGCGGCGCCGCGCCCCTAGGGTGGTCGCATGTCCTCACTGGAGCTGTGGCGGGAGCGGGGCGCCGCGCTGGGGCCACGTGCGGCCAAGCGGTCGCGCGAGTCGCTGCAACGACGGACCCAGCGGCTGCGCTCGCGCTTCTTCTTCATCGTGCAGTGCGCTCTCGCCGCCGCGTTCGCCTGGTGGGCCGCGCGGGTGGTCCTGCACCACCCGACCCCGTTCTTCGCCCCGGTCACGGCGATGATCTGCCTGGGGCTGACCTTCGGCCAGCGACTGCGCCGGGTGGTCGAGGTGACCGCCGGAGTGGCCATCGGCGTCTTCATCGGCGACGTCTTCGTGCACTTCTTCGGCTCCGGCGTCTGGCAGATCGCCGTGGTCGTCATCACCGCCATGTCCGCGGCCGTCCTGCTCGGGGCCGGGCTGCTGATCGTGACCCAGGCCGGGGTGCAGTCGGTCGTGGTCATGACCCTGCTGGCCCAGCCGGGGGCGGCGTTCTCCCGCTGGCTGGACGCCGTGCTCGGCGGGGCGATCGCCCTCCTGGCCGCCACCATCGCCCCGGCCGCGCCCTTGCGGCGCCCCCGGCAGCAGGCCGCCAAGGTGGTCACCGAGATCGCGCTCATCCTCGGCGAGACCGCCCTGGCCCTGCGCGACAACAACAGCGAGCTCGCCGGTGCCACGCTCGAACGGGCGCGCCGCTCCGAGAGCGCCCTCGACGAGCTGCGCTCCCTGTCCGCCGAGGGGATCGCTGTGGTGCGGCTGTCGCCGTTCCGCCGCCGGCACCTGCCCGCGGTGCAGGCGATCGCCGACCTGCTGGAACCGCTGGACCGGGCGATCCGCAACGTGCGCGTGCTCGTGCGGCGGGCCGCCGTGGCCGTGTGGCGCACCGAGGAGGTGCCGCCGGCATACATCGACCTCATCGAGGAGCTGGGGACCGTCACGCAACGCATCTCCGACGAGCTGGAGGCGCGCCGCATGCCCGAGGGGGCGCGCGCCGACCTCTCGCGGCTGGGCCGCGCCAGCGCGCAGGTCGCGCCGCACCCGACCCTGTCGGCCGAGGTGATCCGCGCGCAGGTGCGCTCCACCGTCGTCGACCTGCTCATGCTGACCGGGCTGACGTACGCCGAGGCACGGGCCCGCGTGCCGGTGTCGGTCGACGCGCTCGAGGACGACTTCGTCGAGAGCGAGCACTGACGTCGCGGCCGAGCACTGAACGGCCCCGGCAGGCTGCGAGACTGGCGGCGATGTCCACCACGACCACCTCCACCGCGTCGACGCGGACCCTTGCCCCCGTCTGGCTGATGGCGCTGGCGCTCGTCGCCGTCGCCGCCAACCTGCGCACCGCCATCGCCAGCGTCCCGCCGTTGGCCCGGACCATCGCCGAGGACCTGGACCTGTCCAACGCGTGGATGGGTGCCCTGACGACGCTGCCCGTGCTGTGCATGGGGCTGTTCGCCCCGGTGGCCCAGCGGCTCGGGGCGCGGATCGGCGCGGCGCTGTCGGTCGAGGTGGCCGTCGTCTGCGTCGGCCTCGGGACGCTGTGCCGGCTGGCGGGGTCGCACGTGTGGGCGCTGTACCTCGGAACGTTCGTCGCCGGCGTCGGCATCGCCATCGGTGGCACCCTGCTCCCCCGGCTGGTCAAGGCGCTGTTCCCGCCCGAGCGCGCCGGCCTGGTCACCGGGCTGTACATGTTCGCCATGATGGGCGGCGCGGCCGCGTCGTCGGCCCTGGCCGTGCCGCTGCAGGGTTGGCTCGGCAGCTGGCAGGCCTCGCTGGCCTCCTGGAGCGTCATCGCGCTCGTCGGCACGCTGGCCTGGGCCCCGGTGGCGGCCCGGGCGGCCCGGCACCGGTCCGCGAACCCGCCGGCGGACGAGGGCGGCCACGGGCTGCCCTGGCGGCACCCGACGGCCTGGCTGGTCGCGGGCTACCTGACCGTGCAGTCGTTCGAGTTCTACAGCTGCCTGGCGTGGATCGCGCCGTCGTACGTCGACCGCGGCTGGTCACCGGGCACGGCCGGCTACCTGCTGTCGGTGTTCAGCGCCGCCCAGCTCATCTCTGGCCTGGTCGCCCCCGCGCTGACCGACCGCATCCACGACCACCGCGCGCTGCTGATGCCGGCCGCCGTCCTCGGCCTGCTCGGCCTCCTCGGCCTGCTGCTCGCACCGGAGTCCGGGGCGTGGGTGTGGGTCACCCTGCTCGGCCTCGGCCAGGGCGCGGCGTTCGCCCTCGGCCTGGTGCTCCTCGTGGACTACTCGGCCACGCCCGCGGGCAGCGGGCGACTGGCCGCCATGGCCTTCTTCGTCAGCTACACGGTCGCCTCGTTCGGGCCGGCGTCGATGGGCGCGGTGCGCGACCTGACGCACGGCTTCCACGCGACGTGGCTGGTGCTCGCAACCCTCATGGTCGTGCAGGCCGGCCTGGTCCTGCTGATGCGGCCCGGGCGCGCCCGCACCCCCTGACCCGGCGTCAGCCGGGTCAGGGGGTGCGGTCAGTCGGTGCCGGCGGCCGGTCTCGTCAGTCGGTGTCGTCAGTCGGTGTCGGACCGGACGCCGTGCACCTGCACCAGCGCCGAGAGCCGGCCTGCCTCGGCCCGGGCGAACGCCCCGTCGGCCTTCTGGATCGCCATGACCGCAACGGTGTCGGTGTCGTCGAGGTCGAGGCTGACCCACGGGGCTCCCCCGCCGAACTGCACCCGCACGATCTGTGCCCACTCCAGCCGGCGGGTCAGGACCAGGTTGCGCACGGTCAGGCCCTCACGCGTGGGCACCGCCCGGATCGTGGCGTAGCGCCACATGAGGAACGCCACCGCGAACCCGGTGCCCACGAGCAGCATCCGGTCGCCGAAGCCCCACCCACCGTAGAGCACGTCCTTGCCGGGCAACGAGATCGCGCCGATGGTGAAGATCAGCACCGACAGGACGGCGGCCACGAGCGCGACCCGCCGTCCGCGGCGGGGGCGGAACACGGCATACGGGTCGGCCTTGGGTTGGTCCACGCTGGTGCCCGTCAGAGCCGGCAGGCGGCGATGTCGGTGACCAGGATCGCGCGGGCGCCGAGCTCGTAGAGCTCGTCCATCACCCGGTTGGTCAGGTGCCGCGGGACCATCGAGCGCACGGCGACGTAGCCCTTGTCGTGCAGCGGCGACACGGTCGGCGACTCCAGGCCCGGGGTGAGCGCGCAGGCCTGCTCGACGAGCTCGACGCGCACGTCGTAGTCCATCATCACGTAGCTGCGGGCGGTGAGGACGCCCTGCAGCCGGCGACACAGCACATCGACCGCCGGCTGGGCAGAACCGTTGTGCTCACGCGTGATCAGCACGGCCTCGCTGCGCAGGATCGGCTCGCCGAAGGTCTCCAGCCCCTGGTTGCGCAGGGTGGTGCCGGTCTCGACGACGTCGGCGATGACGTCGGCGACACCGAGGGTGATGGCGGTCTCGACGGCGCCGTCGAGACGCACGACCTGCGCGCCGACACCGTGGTCGGCGAGGTGGCTCTGGACCAGGCCGGCATAGCTGGTCGCCACCCGCTTGCCGTCGATGTCCTGGACGCTGCTGGCCACCCCGGGCCTGGCGGCGAAGCGGAACGTGGACGCGGCGAAGCCGAGCGCCATCACCTCGACCGCCGGGCTGCCAGAGTCCAGCAGCAGGTCGCGGCCGGTGATGCCGACGTCGAGGGTGCCGGACCCGACGTAGACCGCGATGTCGCGCGGGCGCAGGAAGAAGAACTCGACGTCGTTGGCGGCGTCGGTGAGGACGAGCTCCTTGGAGTCACGCCGGCCGCGGTAGCCCGCCTCGCGGAGCATGTCGGCGGCGGACTCGGACAGGGACCCCTTGTTGGGGACGGCGATGCGAAGCATGGGAGGCCTTTTCGGGTGCAGCGGCACGCGGTGGGCGCGGCCGGTCAGAGGTGGGAGTAGACGTCGTCGAGCGTGATGTTGGAGGCGACCATGAGCACCTGCAGGTGGTAGAGGAGCTGGCTGATCTCCTCGGCAGTGCGCTCATGGCCCTCATGCTCGGCGGCCATCCACACCTCGGCGGCCTCCTCGACGATCTTCTTGCCAATCGCATGGACGCCGGCGTCCAACGCGGCAACGGTGCCCGAGCCCTCGGGGCGCGTGGCGGCCTTGTCGGTCAGCTCGGCATACAACTGGTCGAAGGTCTTCACGGGGCACAAGGGTACGTGCCGGCGCGCGTGCGGTGACGCGCGCGTCCCGGTGACGCTGCTGCAGGGACCCGCGCCCCACCTGGTGCCCGGTATGCCGCGAATCGCGGCTCGCGACGCCCCGAACGCGGCGCGGCGGGCACCAGCTCGGCGGCGGCTAGCTGGTCGCCACCGGCACGTAGGCGTCTCGAAGTCTGCGACACAGG is a genomic window containing:
- a CDS encoding FUSC family protein, which translates into the protein MSSLELWRERGAALGPRAAKRSRESLQRRTQRLRSRFFFIVQCALAAAFAWWAARVVLHHPTPFFAPVTAMICLGLTFGQRLRRVVEVTAGVAIGVFIGDVFVHFFGSGVWQIAVVVITAMSAAVLLGAGLLIVTQAGVQSVVVMTLLAQPGAAFSRWLDAVLGGAIALLAATIAPAAPLRRPRQQAAKVVTEIALILGETALALRDNNSELAGATLERARRSESALDELRSLSAEGIAVVRLSPFRRRHLPAVQAIADLLEPLDRAIRNVRVLVRRAAVAVWRTEEVPPAYIDLIEELGTVTQRISDELEARRMPEGARADLSRLGRASAQVAPHPTLSAEVIRAQVRSTVVDLLMLTGLTYAEARARVPVSVDALEDDFVESEH
- a CDS encoding CynX/NimT family MFS transporter; amino-acid sequence: MSTTTTSTASTRTLAPVWLMALALVAVAANLRTAIASVPPLARTIAEDLDLSNAWMGALTTLPVLCMGLFAPVAQRLGARIGAALSVEVAVVCVGLGTLCRLAGSHVWALYLGTFVAGVGIAIGGTLLPRLVKALFPPERAGLVTGLYMFAMMGGAAASSALAVPLQGWLGSWQASLASWSVIALVGTLAWAPVAARAARHRSANPPADEGGHGLPWRHPTAWLVAGYLTVQSFEFYSCLAWIAPSYVDRGWSPGTAGYLLSVFSAAQLISGLVAPALTDRIHDHRALLMPAAVLGLLGLLGLLLAPESGAWVWVTLLGLGQGAAFALGLVLLVDYSATPAGSGRLAAMAFFVSYTVASFGPASMGAVRDLTHGFHATWLVLATLMVVQAGLVLLMRPGRARTP
- a CDS encoding PH domain-containing protein, encoding MDQPKADPYAVFRPRRGRRVALVAAVLSVLIFTIGAISLPGKDVLYGGWGFGDRMLLVGTGFAVAFLMWRYATIRAVPTREGLTVRNLVLTRRLEWAQIVRVQFGGGAPWVSLDLDDTDTVAVMAIQKADGAFARAEAGRLSALVQVHGVRSDTD
- the hisG gene encoding ATP phosphoribosyltransferase, yielding MLRIAVPNKGSLSESAADMLREAGYRGRRDSKELVLTDAANDVEFFFLRPRDIAVYVGSGTLDVGITGRDLLLDSGSPAVEVMALGFAASTFRFAARPGVASSVQDIDGKRVATSYAGLVQSHLADHGVGAQVVRLDGAVETAITLGVADVIADVVETGTTLRNQGLETFGEPILRSEAVLITREHNGSAQPAVDVLCRRLQGVLTARSYVMMDYDVRVELVEQACALTPGLESPTVSPLHDKGYVAVRSMVPRHLTNRVMDELYELGARAILVTDIAACRL
- a CDS encoding phosphoribosyl-ATP diphosphatase, which encodes MKTFDQLYAELTDKAATRPEGSGTVAALDAGVHAIGKKIVEEAAEVWMAAEHEGHERTAEEISQLLYHLQVLMVASNITLDDVYSHL